One stretch of Halodesulfovibrio sp. MK-HDV DNA includes these proteins:
- a CDS encoding HD domain-containing phosphohydrolase, whose product MDSKNFSDPSYLSSLALMYANKYAFTLPDGIIATDNDALRFMQTYGVDIFPNVPVVASGINNAQLPSADSNIRSIIAEKADHLGTIRQAIRMRPYIRIVHIIGDESPTCHSMIEEISSIASKLPQQINLKLTPVMTLEELKVFVKSRKSHEIIYLLPHFKTADDKFYTQGSIEKELAKISSVPILVSWSFQLETGVLGGKVLSADSLGKQAAFSIIRLLAGQPVIPLQLDANVHKSIYDYQRLKKFNIALDTLPIEASLINKPESFFIKHNKALIPALAIIFILSLILFLTYNNLQKQIILRQSKERIIILDKEVIETQKVIVSTLGEVIEARSKETGGHVQRVAKISRFIGNHIGMKEKDLDLLEAASPMHDVGKIGIPEAILHKPGKLTVEEFEIIKTHTSIGKDILDGSSRELLKIACEIAHQHHERWDGNGYPNGLREDGISIFARVTMLADVYDALCSKRCYKEAWPRDRVVSYIASERAKAFDPQLVDIFTKYEEEIRQIREQYLDKNESSPA is encoded by the coding sequence ATGGATAGTAAGAATTTTTCTGACCCAAGCTATCTAAGTTCATTAGCTCTCATGTATGCAAATAAATATGCATTCACGTTGCCAGACGGAATTATCGCTACAGATAACGATGCCTTACGTTTCATGCAAACATACGGCGTTGATATTTTTCCGAATGTTCCTGTAGTCGCAAGCGGCATTAATAACGCGCAACTACCTTCCGCAGATTCCAACATACGCTCGATCATTGCAGAAAAAGCCGATCATCTCGGAACAATCCGTCAAGCCATCCGAATGCGTCCCTACATACGTATAGTGCATATCATTGGAGACGAAAGTCCTACATGTCATTCCATGATTGAAGAAATCAGCAGCATTGCGTCAAAACTTCCTCAGCAAATCAATCTCAAACTAACTCCGGTCATGACTCTTGAAGAGCTTAAGGTCTTCGTAAAATCCAGAAAATCCCACGAAATCATATATCTGCTCCCGCATTTCAAAACTGCTGACGATAAATTTTACACACAGGGATCTATTGAAAAAGAGCTCGCAAAAATTTCATCAGTTCCCATTCTCGTATCCTGGTCTTTTCAATTAGAAACAGGTGTACTCGGGGGTAAAGTCCTTTCCGCTGACAGTCTGGGTAAACAGGCTGCCTTTTCTATCATCCGCCTGTTGGCAGGACAGCCAGTCATCCCTCTTCAACTCGATGCGAACGTACATAAAAGTATTTATGACTACCAACGCCTTAAAAAATTCAACATTGCTCTCGACACACTTCCTATCGAGGCCTCACTTATCAACAAGCCAGAATCTTTTTTTATTAAACACAACAAAGCTCTCATTCCTGCACTTGCAATCATTTTTATATTATCTCTCATACTCTTTCTCACCTACAATAACCTGCAAAAACAAATCATTTTGCGCCAAAGCAAAGAACGCATAATCATTCTGGATAAAGAAGTGATAGAAACACAAAAAGTTATTGTTTCAACTCTGGGCGAGGTTATTGAGGCTCGATCAAAAGAGACAGGCGGGCACGTGCAACGGGTCGCGAAAATATCTCGTTTCATTGGTAACCACATAGGAATGAAAGAAAAAGACCTCGACTTGCTCGAAGCCGCATCTCCTATGCACGATGTTGGAAAGATAGGGATTCCTGAAGCTATTCTGCATAAACCCGGAAAGCTTACTGTAGAAGAATTTGAGATTATTAAAACACACACTTCCATCGGAAAAGATATTTTGGATGGTTCCAGTAGAGAGTTATTAAAGATCGCATGTGAAATTGCACATCAGCATCATGAAAGGTGGGACGGGAACGGGTACCCGAATGGATTGCGTGAAGACGGAATCAGTATTTTTGCACGAGTGACTATGCTGGCCGACGTGTACGACGCACTCTGCTCAAAGCGTTGTTACAAAGAAGCATGGCCTCGGGATCGCGTTGTTTCCTACATAGCTTCAGAACGCGCCAAAGCCTTTGATCCACAGCTCGTAGATATCTTCACCAAATACGAAGAAGAAATACGACAAATACGGGAACAATATCTGGATAAAAACGAATCGTCCCCAGCATAA
- a CDS encoding short chain dehydrogenase: MPQRVIVIGASGLIGSHVVQAARPKFIVIEASRHTSPAIDMTDPASVSTFFKRIGAFDHVVVTAGDASFAPLTELDEDKLMYSVRSKMLGQIHIALEARNYLPPRGSITLTSGILARHPITGTAGAAFASGAINSFVYAAALELGKDQRINAVSPGWIQETMEKMGMHAENTVSVKDVAQSYLDIIECDITGQIIDI; the protein is encoded by the coding sequence ATGCCCCAACGCGTAATCGTTATTGGTGCTAGCGGCTTAATTGGATCGCATGTTGTGCAGGCCGCACGTCCTAAATTCATTGTTATCGAAGCTTCAAGACATACTTCTCCTGCGATCGACATGACCGATCCCGCATCAGTATCTACGTTTTTCAAAAGGATTGGAGCATTTGACCATGTAGTCGTTACCGCTGGTGATGCTTCATTTGCCCCCTTAACTGAACTGGATGAAGATAAACTCATGTACAGCGTCCGCAGCAAAATGCTCGGTCAGATACATATAGCTCTTGAAGCCCGCAACTACCTGCCACCGCGTGGTTCTATCACACTTACCAGTGGTATTTTAGCCAGACACCCAATCACAGGGACAGCTGGCGCCGCATTTGCCAGCGGAGCAATAAATTCCTTTGTATACGCAGCCGCCCTAGAATTAGGAAAAGACCAACGCATAAATGCTGTCAGCCCCGGATGGATTCAGGAAACAATGGAAAAAATGGGAATGCATGCAGAAAACACTGTATCTGTAAAAGATGTTGCGCAATCTTATCTGGACATTATTGAATGCGATATTACCGGACAAATTATTGATATTTAG
- a CDS encoding diguanylate cyclase, with translation MDQMFYQTLLNSVTDGIYFVDAERRITYWNKAAERLSGYTAAEMVGKICSENLLRHEDESGCALCEKGCPLAATLCDGKEKHHSVFMRHKLGHKVPVTVQASPMLDSGGKIVGAVEVFAENSESLNIRREMELLRKEVLTDKLTGIGNRRYAEITMRNLDHAMEQNLAPFGVLFIDIDDFKAVNDTFGHYIGDQVIHMVAQTLMSSLRFLDVICRWGGEEFVVFVPNTTIENLTGMAERLRKIVQNAWLMHDGEKVSVTASFGGAMSQHNEYSIAVLTRADKQLYHCKNSGRNRTVIDNTEEKRLLCPNA, from the coding sequence ATGGATCAAATGTTTTATCAAACTCTGCTCAACTCAGTGACTGATGGTATCTATTTTGTAGATGCAGAACGTCGCATTACGTATTGGAATAAGGCAGCAGAACGGCTTAGCGGATACACCGCAGCTGAAATGGTGGGGAAAATTTGTTCAGAAAATCTTCTACGGCATGAAGATGAAAGTGGCTGTGCCCTCTGTGAAAAGGGCTGCCCGCTTGCTGCGACTCTGTGTGACGGAAAAGAAAAACACCATAGCGTCTTCATGCGTCATAAGCTTGGACACAAAGTCCCAGTTACGGTTCAGGCATCACCTATGCTTGACTCCGGCGGGAAAATCGTAGGTGCAGTAGAAGTCTTTGCGGAGAACAGTGAGTCACTCAATATTCGTCGAGAAATGGAACTGCTTCGCAAAGAGGTTTTAACTGACAAACTCACCGGTATCGGCAATCGCCGTTATGCCGAAATAACCATGCGAAATCTTGACCACGCAATGGAGCAAAACCTTGCCCCGTTTGGTGTTCTCTTCATTGATATTGATGATTTTAAAGCTGTAAATGACACGTTCGGGCACTACATAGGAGACCAAGTCATCCACATGGTTGCACAAACGCTGATGAGCTCGTTACGCTTTCTTGATGTCATATGCCGATGGGGCGGAGAAGAATTTGTTGTATTTGTGCCCAACACAACCATAGAAAATCTCACCGGAATGGCAGAACGATTACGTAAGATTGTTCAAAACGCGTGGCTTATGCACGATGGTGAAAAAGTCAGCGTTACTGCATCATTTGGCGGTGCCATGTCTCAACATAATGAATACAGCATCGCAGTCCTTACACGGGCAGACAAGCAGCTATACCACTGCAAAAATTCTGGACGAAACCGCACAGTCATTGACAATACAGAAGAAAAGAGATTGCTATGCCCCAACGCGTAA
- a CDS encoding sulfite exporter TauE/SafE family protein produces the protein MDSLTVLIFGLSFSFSFIFALGGIGSAAAIIPVLTWVGVPFNIARPTGLFINTLSMGGATYSNIKGGRLDFKLGLPVIVTSLVMAPIGAWSGHFFPTQYILIALVVFLMFASCMMLFFKGLKGEVVYRDDHPFVGPAFVGVLAGFFSGLLGVGGGALISPLLILQGFNPKKIAAITAFAVPFSSLAGFITYALMGSVAWKIWIVAGVAACIGGYLGTSVMHKRMQPSAVKKFLGCILFLVGLRILLDMIFT, from the coding sequence ATGGATTCACTTACTGTTCTCATATTCGGTTTGTCATTCAGTTTCAGTTTTATATTTGCTCTCGGTGGTATCGGGTCGGCTGCCGCGATTATTCCAGTACTCACATGGGTCGGTGTTCCCTTTAATATAGCGCGTCCGACAGGGTTATTCATCAACACGTTAAGCATGGGCGGCGCTACTTATTCTAATATTAAAGGTGGCAGGCTCGATTTTAAATTAGGTTTGCCGGTAATTGTGACTTCATTAGTTATGGCTCCCATAGGCGCGTGGAGCGGACACTTTTTTCCTACGCAATATATTCTGATTGCGCTTGTAGTTTTCCTGATGTTTGCATCATGCATGATGCTTTTCTTCAAGGGACTGAAGGGTGAAGTCGTTTATCGGGATGATCATCCGTTTGTAGGTCCTGCTTTTGTGGGTGTTCTTGCTGGCTTTTTTTCCGGCCTGCTTGGAGTAGGAGGCGGTGCGCTTATTTCTCCACTGTTGATTCTGCAGGGTTTCAATCCCAAAAAGATTGCTGCCATTACGGCGTTTGCCGTGCCTTTTTCTTCTCTAGCCGGATTTATTACATATGCTCTTATGGGCTCGGTTGCTTGGAAAATTTGGATAGTTGCGGGTGTTGCGGCATGTATTGGCGGGTATCTCGGAACAAGTGTTATGCATAAACGAATGCAGCCTTCCGCGGTAAAAAAATTCCTTGGTTGCATTCTCTTTCTTGTGGGACTTCGCATCCTTTTAGACATGATTTTCACATAG
- a CDS encoding L-lactate permease, which translates to MEYLSFLLALLPIAWLIFSLVVLKLPAHKTCTATLVVTLAIAVFGKWQMPALEAASAAAEGGVLALWPIMIVIIAAVFTYNLSTQTGSMNVITKMLSGITTDRRLLVLIVAWGFGGFLEGVAGYGTAVAIPASILAAMGFAPMHAAVICLVANTVPTAFGAIGIPISTMASVTGIPVEVVSYLTAFQLSTFIVLITFLVVGLVDGFKGLKGVVGACLVSGFSFALPQLYVAKYMGAELPCLVGSICSMAATIAYTRMVHRSTAAEAEEVVTAKSKFLAWVPYMLILTFIVLCSNLFPAIKEVVGSLKSVITIYGDKPFTIKWVATPGVLIILATYIGGMIQGVSFAEITKVLANTAKQLTKSAITVVAIVALAKVMSYSGMINTIALVIAELTGSFYPFISPMVGALGTFVTGSDTSSNVLFGQLQMQVAAKIGVDQAWLVSASAAGATAGKMISPQSIAIATAATGITGSEGRIMNKTIVICCGYVLILGTLVYGLIPYLHVIY; encoded by the coding sequence ATGGAATACTTGTCTTTTTTATTGGCGCTCTTGCCAATCGCGTGGCTTATCTTTTCGCTTGTTGTTCTCAAGCTCCCAGCACATAAAACTTGTACTGCAACCTTAGTTGTCACACTTGCGATCGCCGTATTCGGTAAATGGCAAATGCCTGCACTTGAAGCTGCTTCTGCTGCTGCAGAGGGCGGTGTATTGGCACTTTGGCCTATCATGATTGTTATCATCGCTGCTGTATTTACATACAATCTGTCTACACAGACTGGCAGCATGAACGTAATCACAAAAATGCTTTCCGGCATTACCACCGACCGCCGTTTGCTCGTGCTTATTGTCGCATGGGGCTTTGGCGGTTTTCTTGAAGGTGTAGCTGGCTATGGTACTGCCGTGGCTATTCCTGCAAGTATTCTTGCTGCTATGGGTTTTGCCCCAATGCATGCAGCCGTAATTTGTCTTGTAGCTAATACCGTACCGACTGCGTTTGGCGCAATCGGAATTCCCATTTCTACAATGGCAAGCGTAACCGGTATCCCTGTTGAGGTAGTAAGCTACCTTACAGCGTTCCAGCTTTCTACATTCATCGTTCTCATTACCTTTCTTGTTGTCGGCCTTGTAGATGGCTTTAAAGGTCTGAAAGGCGTTGTTGGTGCTTGTCTTGTTTCCGGGTTTAGCTTTGCTCTTCCGCAATTGTATGTAGCCAAGTATATGGGTGCAGAACTTCCATGTCTTGTTGGTAGTATCTGTAGTATGGCGGCAACCATTGCATACACCCGCATGGTACATCGCAGCACAGCTGCTGAAGCGGAAGAAGTTGTTACTGCAAAAAGTAAGTTCCTCGCGTGGGTTCCTTACATGCTTATTCTCACGTTTATCGTTCTTTGCAGTAACTTGTTTCCTGCGATTAAAGAAGTGGTTGGCTCCCTTAAGTCAGTTATCACTATTTATGGTGATAAGCCGTTTACTATTAAATGGGTTGCCACTCCGGGTGTCCTCATCATTCTCGCTACATATATCGGCGGTATGATTCAGGGTGTTTCTTTCGCAGAAATCACAAAAGTTCTGGCCAATACTGCAAAGCAGCTCACCAAGTCTGCTATTACAGTAGTGGCCATTGTCGCGCTTGCGAAGGTGATGTCCTACAGTGGTATGATTAATACCATTGCGTTAGTCATCGCCGAGTTAACCGGCTCCTTCTACCCATTCATCTCACCAATGGTGGGCGCGCTTGGTACCTTTGTCACTGGCTCCGATACATCTTCAAATGTGCTCTTCGGGCAATTGCAGATGCAGGTTGCAGCAAAGATCGGGGTAGATCAGGCCTGGCTGGTTTCAGCTTCCGCAGCTGGTGCCACAGCAGGTAAAATGATCTCTCCACAGTCTATTGCTATTGCAACAGCAGCAACCGGTATTACCGGTAGCGAAGGTCGTATTATGAATAAGACCATCGTTATTTGCTGTGGCTATGTGCTCATTTTAGGTACACTTGTGTACGGACTTATTCCGTACCTGCACGTAATCTACTAG
- a CDS encoding APC family permease: MSGISTNSDETPSLKKSIKPSQAWALALGAILGWGAFVLPALRFLPSAGPLAACIGFVLGGGMLFFVAISYGNMVSKYPVAGGAFTFAYIGFGPTAAFICGWALVLGYICIIALNATALALLSRFLLPGVFEIGYLYTIVGWKVYAGELAMLIAILAGCGFLNYCGADLVGKIQVFLAFALVSGVFALFAGSCLTETASISNLFPLYAENKGPIASVMAITAIAPWLYVGFDTIPQAAEEFDFPHKDAQRLMLSAITWGVLLYALVTIAVAVVMPYPELLGMDVPWATGTIAKISLGNAGSVILATAVSAAIFTGINGFFIASSRLLFSMGRAKVLPAWFAQIHPKHQTPHNAILFVLVIAISAPFFGREVLNWVVDMSAIGTVVAYLYSCLAAYKYMAAHPFDEGSKKGKICAALGSLSSVICLCLLTIPGSPGAIGSESWMALLVWCGLGFIFYKTKIGDFTSMSRKEQTELILGCSSRPVFFK, encoded by the coding sequence ATGAGTGGTATATCAACGAATTCTGACGAAACTCCATCGCTAAAGAAATCTATTAAGCCATCTCAAGCATGGGCTCTTGCATTAGGGGCTATTCTTGGGTGGGGTGCATTTGTCCTGCCTGCATTGCGCTTTTTGCCTTCCGCAGGGCCACTGGCAGCTTGCATCGGATTTGTTTTAGGTGGAGGGATGTTATTCTTTGTAGCCATTAGTTATGGTAACATGGTGAGCAAGTATCCTGTAGCAGGAGGCGCATTTACTTTTGCTTACATCGGTTTCGGGCCGACTGCAGCGTTTATCTGTGGTTGGGCTCTCGTGCTTGGATACATCTGTATTATTGCGCTTAACGCAACTGCCCTCGCGTTACTATCGCGCTTTTTATTACCGGGTGTATTTGAAATCGGGTACCTGTATACTATTGTTGGTTGGAAAGTTTACGCAGGTGAATTGGCAATGCTTATTGCTATTCTCGCTGGCTGTGGCTTTTTGAACTACTGTGGTGCCGATCTTGTAGGTAAGATACAAGTTTTCTTAGCATTTGCTTTGGTTTCTGGAGTATTTGCCCTCTTCGCAGGTTCCTGCCTGACGGAGACTGCATCTATTTCAAACCTGTTTCCGTTATACGCGGAAAATAAAGGGCCAATCGCTAGCGTTATGGCGATTACAGCTATTGCACCTTGGCTGTATGTTGGCTTTGATACCATTCCACAAGCGGCAGAAGAGTTTGACTTTCCACATAAAGACGCTCAGCGCTTGATGCTTTCAGCAATTACATGGGGTGTACTTTTGTACGCACTGGTAACGATTGCTGTAGCAGTTGTTATGCCGTATCCGGAGTTGCTTGGCATGGACGTGCCATGGGCAACCGGAACAATCGCAAAAATTAGCCTTGGTAATGCAGGTAGTGTGATTTTGGCTACTGCCGTATCCGCTGCAATCTTTACCGGTATTAACGGCTTCTTTATTGCTTCTTCCCGTCTGCTTTTCAGTATGGGACGTGCAAAAGTGCTTCCAGCATGGTTTGCACAGATCCATCCTAAGCATCAGACTCCGCACAATGCTATTTTATTCGTACTTGTTATCGCAATTTCTGCGCCATTCTTCGGTCGTGAAGTACTCAACTGGGTTGTAGACATGTCTGCAATCGGAACAGTAGTGGCGTATCTCTACTCCTGTCTCGCAGCGTATAAATATATGGCTGCACACCCATTTGATGAAGGCTCCAAAAAAGGTAAAATTTGTGCAGCACTCGGATCATTAAGTTCTGTGATCTGCCTCTGTCTTCTTACCATTCCAGGTTCACCTGGTGCAATCGGTTCTGAATCTTGGATGGCATTGTTAGTTTGGTGTGGCCTTGGCTTCATCTTCTACAAAACAAAAATTGGTGACTTTACATCAATGAGCCGCAAAGAACAGACAGAATTGATTTTGGGTTGCTCATCTCGTCCGGTATTTTTTAAATAG
- a CDS encoding LysE family translocator, which produces MSIYLSMVAFTLVGAISPGPVNVIAASSGARAGYKKTTPYVFGASVSYTLVVVISGVSLEQVAFVVPQITWLLKILGAIFLLFVAYKIAMSKGFASAQNGEGVSLPGFWEGALVQVLNPKAWLVAMSGVSLFTLGRNPAMMYLINFSITSFVMCFAGVSVWGALGSYIRQFLATPKRQIGFNYTMGTLLSVTVLYMLAG; this is translated from the coding sequence GTGTCCATTTATCTTTCTATGGTGGCTTTCACGTTGGTGGGGGCAATTTCACCGGGGCCGGTTAATGTTATTGCTGCAAGTTCCGGAGCCAGAGCAGGGTACAAAAAAACCACGCCGTATGTTTTTGGAGCCAGTGTTTCGTACACTCTTGTTGTTGTAATTAGTGGTGTAAGTCTTGAACAGGTAGCTTTTGTTGTGCCACAGATTACTTGGCTTCTTAAAATTTTGGGTGCAATATTTTTGCTTTTCGTGGCGTACAAGATAGCGATGTCAAAAGGATTTGCATCAGCTCAAAATGGTGAAGGTGTCTCGCTCCCGGGATTTTGGGAAGGGGCGTTGGTGCAGGTGCTTAATCCTAAAGCATGGCTTGTTGCAATGTCCGGTGTAAGTTTGTTTACGCTTGGGCGAAACCCTGCCATGATGTATCTCATCAATTTTAGTATTACTTCTTTTGTGATGTGTTTTGCCGGTGTCTCGGTATGGGGCGCATTGGGCAGCTATATAAGACAATTTCTGGCGACTCCAAAGCGGCAGATTGGCTTTAACTACACAATGGGAACCCTGCTTAGTGTGACGGTTCTATACATGCTGGCGGGATAA
- a CDS encoding AraC family transcriptional regulator, whose translation MKQDSTVFLRKCKGLPFVEVRTALNSAVCYHAHSHDEFSFGVIDNGTARYQNLKTTNRIYKLDTVTINPGDIHSCNPDSESWSYRMLFVDAGWIGAAQEETFDMYSADYNGFLRAHKTDHGLYSCFEVLYNALMQGTNPLASESFLLQYIVRNFDREENAGDVCRKMSSSVVGRVRERLFDQLETNHSLHDLALDAGLSRYHLIRKFKSVYGLSPHALQIDERIKRAKELLKQGTTIAEASTQLGFADQAHFQRNFKKRLAITPKQYQSFFI comes from the coding sequence ATGAAGCAGGACAGCACAGTTTTTTTGCGTAAATGCAAAGGGTTGCCGTTTGTTGAAGTACGGACGGCGCTGAACTCTGCTGTCTGCTATCATGCTCATTCGCATGATGAGTTTTCATTCGGCGTGATTGATAATGGTACCGCGAGGTACCAGAACTTGAAGACAACTAACCGGATCTATAAATTGGATACGGTAACGATTAATCCGGGCGATATTCATTCGTGCAATCCGGATTCAGAATCGTGGTCATACAGGATGTTGTTTGTCGATGCAGGTTGGATAGGGGCTGCGCAGGAAGAAACTTTCGACATGTATAGTGCCGATTATAACGGTTTCCTAAGAGCGCATAAGACAGACCACGGGCTCTATTCTTGTTTCGAGGTGCTGTATAATGCATTGATGCAGGGTACGAATCCGTTGGCTTCGGAAAGTTTTTTGCTGCAATACATTGTTCGTAACTTCGATCGGGAAGAGAATGCGGGGGACGTATGTCGCAAAATGTCTTCTTCTGTTGTCGGCAGGGTGCGAGAAAGGTTGTTCGATCAGCTCGAAACAAATCATTCGTTACATGATTTAGCGTTGGATGCAGGTTTAAGTCGCTATCATCTCATTAGAAAATTTAAATCGGTCTACGGGCTTTCTCCGCATGCCTTACAGATTGATGAACGCATAAAACGTGCAAAAGAATTGCTTAAGCAGGGCACAACCATTGCTGAAGCTTCCACCCAGCTTGGTTTTGCAGACCAGGCTCATTTCCAGCGTAATTTCAAAAAACGCTTGGCCATCACACCAAAACAGTACCAGTCTTTCTTTATATAG
- the gap gene encoding type I glyceraldehyde-3-phosphate dehydrogenase: MIKIGINGFGRIGRLVFRAATQRNDIEVVGINDLIDVDYIAYLLKYDSTHGRFDGTVEVENGHLVVNGKTIRVSCECCPDKLAWDEIGAEYVVESTGFFLTDEAARGHIRAGAKKVILSAPSKDATPMFVMGVNHKEYAGQDIVSNASCTTNCLAPLAHVVHNAFGIVEGLMTTVHATTATQKTVDGPSCKDWRGGRGAAQNIIPSSTGAAKAVGKVIPSLNGKLTGMAFRVPTPDVSVVDLTCRLEKSATYEEIKAVLKEASENELKGVLAYTEDAVVSTDFVGESCTSIFDAQAGIALNDNFVKLVAWYDNEWGYSCKVLDLLAHVAAN; the protein is encoded by the coding sequence ATGATTAAAATCGGTATTAACGGCTTTGGCCGCATAGGCCGCCTTGTTTTCAGGGCTGCTACACAGCGTAATGATATTGAAGTTGTTGGTATTAACGACCTTATAGACGTTGATTACATCGCGTACCTCCTTAAATATGACTCCACTCACGGTCGTTTCGACGGCACAGTAGAAGTGGAAAATGGTCACCTTGTTGTTAACGGCAAAACAATCCGCGTATCTTGCGAATGCTGTCCGGACAAACTTGCATGGGACGAAATCGGTGCTGAGTACGTAGTAGAGTCTACAGGATTCTTCCTTACTGACGAAGCTGCCCGTGGTCACATTAGAGCTGGTGCTAAAAAAGTTATTTTGTCTGCACCGTCCAAAGATGCGACTCCAATGTTTGTTATGGGTGTTAACCACAAAGAATACGCAGGTCAGGACATCGTTTCCAACGCTTCCTGTACTACTAACTGCCTTGCTCCGCTTGCGCATGTTGTACATAACGCATTCGGTATCGTGGAAGGTCTTATGACCACTGTACACGCAACCACAGCTACTCAGAAGACCGTTGACGGCCCTTCTTGTAAAGACTGGCGTGGCGGACGTGGCGCAGCTCAGAACATCATCCCTAGCTCAACCGGTGCTGCTAAAGCAGTAGGCAAGGTTATTCCTTCCCTTAACGGTAAGCTCACCGGTATGGCGTTCCGCGTTCCTACTCCGGATGTTTCTGTAGTCGACCTTACCTGTCGTCTTGAAAAGTCTGCTACCTACGAAGAAATTAAAGCTGTTCTTAAAGAAGCTTCCGAAAATGAGCTTAAAGGCGTGCTTGCGTACACAGAAGATGCTGTAGTTTCCACCGACTTTGTCGGCGAATCTTGCACCTCTATTTTTGACGCACAAGCTGGTATTGCTCTTAATGATAATTTTGTTAAGCTTGTGGCATGGTACGACAACGAATGGGGTTACTCCTGTAAAGTTCTCGACCTGCTTGCACACGTAGCTGCAAACTAG
- the pgk gene encoding phosphoglycerate kinase codes for MNKLFINDLNCEEKTVIVRVDFNVPLKDGAVDNDKRIRAALPTITHLVDEGAKVILMSHLGRPKGQRVEALSLKPVAERLAELLGKPVAFADDCIGDVAKKAVAKLAAGEVLLLENLRFHKAETDNDPEFAKQLAELAELYVNDAFGTAHRAHASTEGITHYMDTCACGYLLKKELDFLGSALAEPKRPFTAIIGGAKISGKIDVIKALLPKVDNLIIGGGMACTFLKAKGCEIGNSLCEEDKLPLAKELLELGEDKILLPTDYLVTDKLDFDAREIGSEAIVAEDAITEGLMAVDIGPDTMETFKNIIEKSGTVVWNGPMGVFEIDASAKGTFAVAEALAEATTKGSITVIGGGDSASAIEKAGLSEAVSHVSTGGGASLEFLEGKTLPGVEALTEA; via the coding sequence ATGAACAAACTTTTTATTAACGATCTCAATTGCGAAGAGAAAACTGTAATCGTACGTGTAGACTTCAACGTGCCTCTTAAAGATGGCGCTGTTGATAATGACAAGCGAATCCGTGCAGCTCTTCCAACCATCACTCACTTGGTAGATGAGGGCGCAAAAGTTATTCTTATGTCTCACCTTGGACGTCCTAAGGGACAGCGTGTTGAGGCATTAAGTCTTAAACCTGTTGCGGAACGTCTTGCAGAGCTTTTGGGAAAACCTGTTGCGTTTGCAGATGACTGCATTGGTGACGTGGCTAAAAAAGCTGTAGCTAAGCTTGCAGCCGGTGAAGTACTTCTTCTTGAGAACCTTCGTTTCCACAAAGCTGAAACTGACAACGATCCAGAATTTGCAAAACAGCTTGCTGAGCTTGCAGAACTGTACGTTAACGACGCGTTCGGCACCGCGCATCGCGCACATGCTTCCACCGAAGGTATTACACATTACATGGACACCTGTGCATGTGGTTACCTGCTTAAAAAGGAACTCGACTTCCTCGGTAGTGCACTTGCAGAACCTAAGCGTCCATTTACCGCTATCATCGGCGGTGCAAAAATTTCCGGTAAAATTGACGTAATTAAAGCGCTTTTGCCAAAAGTAGATAACTTGATTATCGGCGGCGGCATGGCGTGTACGTTCCTTAAAGCCAAGGGATGCGAAATCGGTAATTCTCTTTGTGAAGAAGATAAATTGCCACTCGCAAAAGAACTTCTTGAACTTGGCGAAGACAAAATTCTTCTCCCTACAGATTACCTTGTAACCGACAAGCTTGATTTTGATGCACGCGAGATCGGCAGCGAAGCCATCGTAGCAGAAGATGCCATTACTGAAGGTCTTATGGCTGTGGACATTGGTCCTGACACCATGGAGACTTTCAAAAACATCATCGAAAAATCCGGCACTGTTGTTTGGAACGGCCCGATGGGTGTATTTGAAATTGATGCCTCTGCCAAAGGTACTTTTGCTGTGGCAGAAGCTCTTGCAGAAGCAACAACAAAGGGCAGCATCACCGTTATCGGTGGTGGTGACTCAGCATCTGCTATTGAGAAAGCTGGTCTTTCTGAAGCAGTTTCCCACGTTTCTACAGGCGGCGGTGCTTCCCTCGAATTTCTCGAAGGAAAAACTCTTCCGGGTGTAGAAGCTCTTACCGAAGCATAG